In Alteromonas sp. V450, the following proteins share a genomic window:
- a CDS encoding YcaO-like family protein: MSISSMTRSTESVPQSDEQKLTAVLQKALDKNTGIIKKMNIVPLQADEPPIYISMAEFVESTKLPPRRINTEKWQSVSKDIVATGNVFDHMKEVAVHSSGAALDEISSLWATTGEAFERYAMTLEIEGNEKTCLEAELDEPVIDVEKLILFTPEQYEKDNFMFRPYRADRPLRWGKGISLTNGNTYYLPADLYSPYAPATELTGPLVACYSTGYAAGPDYKWAIKSGLCEVVERDAFMFYWLTKNTPPRLDMQLLKPKLSAKLQKLIDFQGVEVSVHWLKTDVDLPSIVCFLNAKRGRGFAMGASTNLSWEVAVEKAILEAYHTLNWTVDLDRWMYEEIELEGISDFSEHVRFYLNEKNHHLLDFILKDNEHDGTSEFLAQFEGRNIEIDDAIDQLTTLGFEPLVVDRTGEDLESIGIVVSCVVIPGMHPLHVGLGSEHLDTRRLEQVASNINVPMPQTLNLDPHPFP; encoded by the coding sequence ATGAGTATCTCATCAATGACTCGGTCTACTGAATCGGTACCGCAAAGCGACGAGCAAAAGCTAACAGCCGTGCTACAAAAAGCATTAGACAAAAATACGGGCATCATCAAAAAGATGAATATTGTGCCACTGCAAGCTGATGAGCCACCTATTTATATAAGCATGGCGGAGTTTGTTGAAAGCACTAAATTACCCCCAAGACGCATAAACACTGAAAAGTGGCAGTCTGTTTCAAAAGATATAGTTGCAACTGGGAATGTATTCGACCACATGAAAGAAGTGGCAGTGCATTCAAGCGGCGCCGCACTTGATGAGATCAGCTCGTTGTGGGCTACCACAGGTGAAGCTTTTGAACGCTACGCTATGACGTTGGAAATCGAGGGTAACGAAAAAACGTGCTTAGAAGCAGAGCTAGATGAACCGGTCATTGATGTAGAAAAACTCATATTGTTTACACCCGAGCAATACGAAAAAGACAACTTCATGTTTCGCCCTTACCGTGCAGATCGCCCGTTGAGATGGGGAAAAGGCATCAGTCTAACAAATGGCAATACCTATTATCTTCCCGCAGATCTGTACTCGCCGTATGCGCCTGCAACCGAGTTAACAGGGCCACTTGTAGCCTGCTATTCAACAGGGTATGCCGCGGGTCCAGACTACAAATGGGCAATAAAGTCGGGGCTTTGTGAAGTGGTGGAAAGAGACGCCTTCATGTTTTATTGGCTAACCAAAAATACGCCTCCCCGTTTGGACATGCAGTTACTGAAGCCTAAATTGTCGGCCAAGCTTCAAAAGCTTATCGATTTTCAAGGTGTTGAGGTGTCTGTTCACTGGCTGAAAACAGATGTCGACTTACCTTCAATCGTATGCTTTTTGAATGCGAAACGCGGACGAGGTTTTGCTATGGGTGCATCAACGAACCTCTCATGGGAAGTAGCAGTAGAGAAAGCGATCTTAGAAGCGTATCACACACTCAATTGGACAGTTGATTTGGACCGTTGGATGTATGAAGAAATTGAGCTTGAGGGGATCAGTGATTTCAGCGAACACGTTCGCTTCTACCTAAACGAAAAGAACCATCATTTACTTGATTTCATTCTTAAAGATAACGAACACGATGGAACCAGCGAATTTCTCGCCCAGTTCGAAGGAAGAAATATTGAAATTGATGATGCCATTGACCAGCTCACAACGTTGGGTTTTGAACCACTGGTAGTAGACCGCACAGGAGAAGACTTAGAGTCCATTGGCATTGTGGTCTCTTGCGTAGTGATTCCAGGCATGCACCCTCTTCACGTTGGGTTAGGTTCAGAGCACCTCGACACCAGACGACTAGAGCAAGTAGCCAGCAACATCAACGTTCCTATGCCACAAACGCTTAATTTAGATCCTCATCCTTTCCCATAG
- a CDS encoding SagB/ThcOx family dehydrogenase, with the protein MKNANINNYLSDLSIEVADMTLIEELHESTKYFPSTMHKDTPRIVEYLTSQRAILETSQNTKHFVYAQKIVLPEPMSTKASLGDCLQNRRTAGLFNGVKVDLQLLSNVLGASMAPTKTVIVDKQTELSMSLRPYASGGGLYPVEVYPILLDEKEAHALITHYNPLKHELSVIDCVERQQVLNQLNDMDNRLGMASVVFMVSAVMPRVTVKYGTRGHRFALLEAGHITQNLSLCAVGNGLSTLPWGGFYDDQIADLMNVDNVDEIILHCMAMGHEQLEH; encoded by the coding sequence ATGAAAAACGCAAACATCAATAATTATTTGAGCGATTTATCAATAGAAGTTGCTGATATGACGCTTATTGAAGAGCTACACGAGTCGACTAAGTACTTTCCTTCAACTATGCACAAAGACACGCCTAGAATTGTGGAATACTTAACATCTCAACGTGCGATTTTAGAGACGTCACAAAACACAAAACACTTCGTTTATGCACAAAAGATAGTGCTACCTGAGCCAATGAGCACTAAAGCTAGCCTAGGCGACTGCTTGCAAAATCGTCGTACAGCAGGCTTATTTAACGGCGTGAAGGTAGATTTGCAGTTACTTTCAAACGTACTCGGTGCTTCTATGGCGCCAACCAAGACCGTTATTGTCGATAAACAAACCGAATTATCAATGTCGCTGCGGCCCTATGCGTCCGGTGGTGGACTTTATCCCGTTGAAGTCTATCCAATCTTACTTGATGAAAAAGAAGCACACGCGTTAATCACGCACTACAACCCGCTAAAACACGAATTAAGCGTTATAGATTGTGTTGAGCGTCAACAAGTACTTAACCAACTCAACGATATGGATAACCGTCTTGGTATGGCCTCGGTAGTCTTTATGGTATCGGCTGTCATGCCTAGAGTAACGGTGAAATACGGTACTCGCGGACATCGCTTTGCGTTGTTGGAAGCCGGGCACATCACGCAAAACCTTTCACTCTGTGCTGTTGGAAATGGTTTATCTACTCTGCCGTGGGGCGGGTTCTATGACGACCAAATCGCCGATTTGATGAACGTCGATAATGTAGACGAAATAATTTTACATTGCATGGCAATGGGCCATGAACAACTAGAACACTAA
- a CDS encoding IscS subfamily cysteine desulfurase — protein MKNINLPIYLDYSSTTPVDPRVAEKMQASLTKEGNFGNPASNSHVYGWRASEAVEYARSQVARLVNAAPDEIIFTSGATESNNLAIKGVALSNQSKGNHIITSRTEHKAVLDSVHALENLGFKITYLTPLENGLIDIEQLKSEIRNDTILVSIMHVNNEIGVIQDIEAIGHVCRDNNVLFHVDAAQSTGKVAIDLTQLPVDLMSFSAHKTYGPKGIGALYASRAAWHLITAQMHGGGHEQGLRSGTLPTHQIVGMGEAFRLAKKEMQFECKKIAQLRDTLYSGLMSIGGICLNGDEKQRVAHNINVRFEHIENEDLIAALHGLAVSSGSACNSSSSKPSYVLTSLGLTDKQARNSIRFSIGRFTTTNEIHEAVDIIKRAIFNLREKRCVRDTPRNATINSTTHLVNKQPVTLYSNSLL, from the coding sequence GTGAAAAACATAAACCTACCTATTTATTTAGACTATTCATCAACTACGCCCGTTGACCCTCGAGTTGCGGAAAAAATGCAGGCGAGCTTAACTAAAGAAGGTAACTTCGGAAATCCAGCATCGAACTCACATGTATACGGTTGGAGGGCTTCAGAGGCGGTAGAATACGCAAGGAGCCAGGTGGCGCGCTTGGTAAACGCCGCCCCAGATGAAATTATTTTTACTTCAGGTGCTACTGAATCAAACAACCTTGCAATTAAGGGTGTGGCCCTTTCGAATCAGAGCAAGGGAAATCATATTATTACGTCGCGTACAGAGCACAAGGCCGTGTTAGATAGTGTGCATGCACTTGAAAATTTAGGCTTCAAAATCACTTATTTAACGCCTTTGGAGAACGGCTTAATTGATATTGAACAGCTTAAAAGTGAAATTCGAAATGACACAATCTTAGTGAGCATTATGCATGTAAACAATGAAATTGGGGTCATTCAAGATATTGAAGCAATTGGACATGTATGCAGAGACAATAACGTGTTATTTCACGTTGATGCGGCACAGAGCACGGGAAAAGTTGCAATCGATTTAACGCAACTTCCCGTAGATTTAATGTCGTTCTCTGCACACAAAACATATGGGCCAAAGGGAATTGGTGCTCTATATGCTTCACGCGCCGCTTGGCATTTAATAACAGCTCAAATGCATGGTGGTGGACACGAACAAGGTTTACGCTCAGGTACGCTACCAACACACCAAATCGTCGGAATGGGCGAAGCATTTCGGCTCGCAAAGAAAGAGATGCAATTTGAGTGCAAAAAAATCGCACAGCTGCGCGACACACTTTACTCGGGGTTGATGTCAATAGGAGGCATTTGCTTAAACGGTGACGAAAAGCAGCGTGTTGCCCATAATATCAACGTAAGATTTGAACATATTGAAAACGAAGATCTTATCGCTGCACTACATGGCTTAGCGGTTTCATCTGGCTCAGCGTGTAACTCATCTAGTTCAAAACCCTCGTACGTACTCACTTCGCTAGGCTTGACGGACAAACAGGCCAGAAACTCAATTAGATTTAGTATTGGTCGATTTACTACAACGAACGAAATACATGAGGCCGTAGACATTATCAAACGTGCTATTTTTAATCTGCGAGAGAAGCGTTGTGTCAGGGATACACCACGTAATGCAACGATTAACAGCACAACTCATTTAGTGAATAAGCAACCAGTAACCCTATATTCAAATTCGCTCTTATAA
- a CDS encoding aspartyl/asparaginyl beta-hydroxylase domain-containing protein: MSRSIPTEIIQMLQTGRFDEARKTINELYQGTIPSLSIGLALAVACRGSGDVDAALSAIDAALTFAPHDISALILKGDIYFDAKQKRMAMQCYASALKAAAVAAQLPSDIQAALPRIESRYQNIANEMHNHISDAMVTSPESQKLPRFQEAMRLLRGEADMFYSKPRAFYYPGLPHRQFYPNQMFDWADKVMAGTSVILNELEKITDSAGFEPYLQRHQQGPTGRVHSLLDSDEWQALFLIKDGKRVNQYADVCTETLEILNNVPLAEVPGRGPMVLFSRLNPGGHIAPHNGFFNTRLICHLPLVVPPNCSLRVGNETRDWRKGELMIFDDSIEHEAWNRSNSKRDILIFDVWHPDLNEDEREAISVLCESIDNFGA; the protein is encoded by the coding sequence ATGTCACGTTCAATACCTACCGAAATTATCCAGATGCTTCAAACTGGGCGCTTTGACGAGGCGCGCAAAACGATAAATGAGCTGTACCAAGGCACTATACCCAGTTTGTCTATTGGCTTAGCGTTGGCTGTTGCCTGTAGGGGAAGTGGCGACGTAGACGCAGCACTATCTGCGATTGATGCAGCATTAACTTTCGCCCCTCATGATATTTCAGCGCTAATTTTGAAAGGAGATATCTATTTTGACGCCAAGCAAAAGCGTATGGCAATGCAGTGTTATGCAAGTGCACTTAAAGCAGCCGCAGTAGCAGCGCAACTGCCGTCAGATATTCAAGCTGCCCTTCCTCGTATAGAGAGCCGCTATCAAAATATTGCCAACGAGATGCACAACCATATAAGCGACGCCATGGTTACATCACCCGAGTCGCAAAAACTACCCCGCTTTCAAGAAGCTATGAGGTTATTGCGTGGTGAGGCTGATATGTTTTACTCAAAGCCTAGGGCGTTTTACTATCCAGGGTTACCCCACCGTCAATTTTATCCCAATCAGATGTTCGATTGGGCAGATAAGGTGATGGCAGGCACGTCTGTCATATTAAACGAATTAGAAAAAATTACTGACAGCGCTGGCTTTGAGCCCTACCTACAGCGCCATCAACAGGGGCCAACAGGACGGGTACATTCACTGCTTGATAGCGATGAATGGCAGGCGTTGTTTTTGATAAAAGACGGTAAACGCGTTAATCAGTATGCCGATGTGTGTACTGAAACCCTTGAAATACTCAACAACGTTCCATTAGCTGAAGTGCCTGGTCGCGGCCCTATGGTACTTTTTTCGCGATTAAACCCAGGCGGTCATATCGCGCCTCACAACGGTTTTTTTAACACGCGATTAATTTGCCATCTGCCCTTGGTTGTGCCGCCAAATTGTAGTTTACGGGTGGGCAACGAAACCCGCGATTGGCGCAAAGGCGAGTTAATGATATTCGACGACAGTATAGAACACGAGGCGTGGAACCGAAGCAACAGCAAGCGCGATATCTTAATTTTCGACGTGTGGCACCCAGACCTTAATGAGGATGAGCGTGAAGCAATCAGTGTGCTTTGTGAGTCTATTGATAATTTTGGCGCTTAA
- a CDS encoding ATP-binding cassette domain-containing protein produces the protein MQPEYIIEIENLAVDGHKSFELTVGDFQLKKGDMVSIIGANGSGKSTFIESILDLRHRKAGNVSLLGKQWPCADNRFDVRRNLGVQLQSIAYPENYRVQELVDLHHALYPLTSEMVYSAFGIEELISLIYGNLSKGQKQRVDLFMAMAHFPTLLILDEPSSGLDKSYQAALVNVLRRRKADENLTTLMCSHADMEVELCNRILCMQNGQIQQDLSGDVLALNKTQFGTNKLTLKRTEQWLNNQSANEIKARNVVKHIIEDEEDEVLLFGDEDIFDEGVYCISSGLGSGMDMQKTSTSDVLRILIGLQQANPYSNSYK, from the coding sequence ATGCAGCCTGAATATATCATCGAAATAGAAAATTTAGCAGTAGACGGTCACAAGTCCTTTGAGCTAACGGTTGGCGACTTTCAGCTCAAAAAAGGCGACATGGTGTCTATCATCGGCGCAAATGGAAGTGGAAAGAGTACTTTCATAGAAAGCATTTTGGATCTGCGTCACCGCAAAGCCGGAAATGTCAGCTTGCTGGGGAAACAGTGGCCTTGTGCAGACAATCGCTTCGACGTGCGCAGAAACTTAGGCGTTCAGCTACAGAGCATCGCTTATCCGGAAAACTATCGTGTTCAAGAATTAGTTGATTTGCATCACGCGCTATACCCACTTACCAGTGAAATGGTGTACAGCGCGTTCGGCATTGAGGAATTAATTAGCCTTATTTACGGAAACTTGTCGAAGGGGCAAAAGCAACGGGTAGATTTGTTCATGGCAATGGCCCACTTTCCAACGCTTCTTATTTTAGATGAACCCAGCTCAGGGCTGGATAAGTCTTATCAAGCTGCACTGGTTAATGTATTGCGCCGCCGAAAGGCTGACGAAAACTTAACCACACTAATGTGTAGCCACGCTGATATGGAAGTTGAATTATGCAATCGCATTTTGTGTATGCAAAACGGCCAGATACAGCAGGATTTGTCTGGGGATGTGCTAGCGCTAAACAAAACCCAGTTTGGCACTAACAAGCTTACGCTTAAAAGAACAGAGCAGTGGCTGAATAATCAAAGTGCAAATGAGATTAAGGCGCGCAACGTTGTAAAGCACATAATCGAAGATGAAGAGGACGAAGTGCTTCTATTCGGTGATGAAGACATTTTTGATGAAGGTGTTTATTGCATTAGTTCAGGTTTGGGCTCGGGTATGGATATGCAAAAAACATCAACAAGTGATGTGCTCCGTATCCTGATTGGCTTACAGCAAGCTAACCCTTATAGCAACTCTTACAAGTGA
- a CDS encoding PQQ-dependent sugar dehydrogenase translates to MQTTSKQSTCNVKKNALLITLLATSFLSFAQSTPSEQIEMTGSNGTVVTGSVLTSFNNPWAMAFLPDGHSLVTEKGGTLWLLDKEQQQRFAVKNVPSVTARGQGGLGDVIVHPEFASNNTLYISYVERDDKNDAFSGALIERATLTITDTDATLSDRQVIWRQSPKMTGNGHYSHRMAFSPDGHLFITSGERQKFTPSQNMAMNLGKIVRLNDDGSVPEDNPFYGQGSVTEQIWTLGHRNPLGIDFDDEGNLWVHEMGPRHGDELNIIERGRNYGYPTVSQGDHYSGVKIPNHEDFPIFKSPELAWVPAISPAGFIIYKGDKFSDWTGNGFIGGLSSKALVRVTMQKNDKGKWNVQEAERYEWGKRVREVEQDSMGNIYVLEDKEGGRLIKLVSAK, encoded by the coding sequence ATGCAAACAACAAGTAAGCAGAGCACCTGCAACGTTAAGAAAAACGCACTTTTGATAACACTTCTTGCTACCTCTTTTTTGTCCTTTGCGCAGTCAACCCCTTCTGAACAAATAGAAATGACGGGTAGCAATGGCACAGTCGTAACAGGCAGCGTACTTACTTCTTTTAATAACCCGTGGGCAATGGCATTTTTGCCAGATGGGCACAGTTTGGTAACGGAAAAAGGCGGCACACTGTGGTTACTAGATAAAGAACAGCAGCAGCGTTTTGCAGTAAAAAACGTGCCGAGTGTTACCGCGCGGGGGCAGGGCGGTTTAGGTGATGTTATTGTTCATCCAGAATTTGCGTCCAATAATACCCTTTATATTTCTTACGTTGAACGAGACGACAAAAACGATGCGTTTAGTGGTGCGCTAATAGAGCGGGCAACGCTAACTATTACTGATACCGACGCCACACTCTCTGATAGGCAGGTAATTTGGCGTCAATCACCAAAGATGACCGGCAATGGGCATTATTCGCATCGCATGGCGTTTTCGCCCGATGGACATTTGTTTATCACCTCGGGCGAACGACAAAAATTCACACCTTCTCAAAACATGGCAATGAATTTAGGTAAAATTGTGCGCTTGAATGATGATGGTAGCGTGCCAGAAGACAACCCTTTTTATGGTCAAGGCAGCGTAACTGAGCAAATTTGGACATTAGGCCATCGCAACCCGCTTGGTATCGACTTCGATGACGAGGGCAACCTATGGGTGCACGAGATGGGGCCTCGCCATGGCGATGAACTTAATATTATTGAGCGTGGCCGCAACTACGGCTACCCCACTGTGTCTCAGGGCGATCATTACTCCGGCGTTAAAATTCCAAATCACGAGGACTTTCCTATCTTCAAGTCACCAGAACTAGCGTGGGTGCCCGCTATCAGCCCCGCGGGCTTTATCATTTATAAAGGCGATAAGTTCAGCGATTGGACAGGCAATGGCTTTATTGGCGGATTATCGTCAAAAGCCCTGGTGCGCGTAACAATGCAAAAAAATGATAAAGGGAAGTGGAACGTTCAAGAAGCAGAACGCTACGAATGGGGCAAGCGCGTGCGCGAAGTTGAACAAGACAGTATGGGCAATATTTATGTGCTTGAAGACAAAGAAGGTGGGCGACTGATTAAACTGGTTTCAGCAAAGTAG
- a CDS encoding DUF3010 family protein: protein MKVCGVDLKGNEAIVSLVSLADGLFHLPDCRTRRLTLADTSAKGLKSFQSTFAKLVEDYKIDTVVIRQRPSKGKFAGGAIGFKLEAAIELIEGLEVVVFSPTDIKESLRKNPLAVAFSETGLKQFQETAFTTAYAWLMSK from the coding sequence ATGAAAGTTTGTGGTGTAGATTTAAAAGGTAATGAGGCAATTGTTAGTTTGGTGTCGTTAGCTGACGGGTTGTTTCATTTGCCCGACTGCCGTACCCGCCGTTTAACCCTTGCCGATACAAGTGCAAAGGGGCTTAAAAGCTTTCAAAGCACGTTCGCTAAGTTGGTCGAAGATTACAAGATTGACACAGTGGTCATTCGTCAGCGTCCTAGCAAAGGTAAATTTGCAGGTGGTGCCATTGGTTTTAAACTCGAGGCCGCCATCGAGCTTATTGAAGGGCTGGAGGTTGTTGTATTCAGCCCTACAGATATCAAGGAGTCGCTGCGTAAAAATCCGCTCGCCGTGGCGTTTTCTGAAACGGGATTAAAACAGTTTCAAGAAACCGCCTTCACAACGGCCTATGCTTGGTTAATGAGCAAATAA
- a CDS encoding ABC transporter permease, translated as MNSNQSNAGVLLRLILIELKEYFRNVQAAFWTFLYPMAIVFFLMLAFGGGTVDGGIGGLSYGSYLICGMLAVNIMSMGFFGFGIPFMEARNRGAFKMYHVFPVWKFSYISSFVLSRVLVVVLFSLVFVAANNLIYGLGLDLTVHKMFKLSVVVGFSALAFISMTFLLVSFMSKTATATAVLNIVFYPMMIFSDLFIPEESMMEQLAWINQVSPLSLTAVSFREIVINDVTLASQFNLFMTLAAIAIVCMLISLKSFQYRR; from the coding sequence ATGAATTCAAACCAATCAAATGCAGGCGTTTTACTGCGCTTAATTTTGATTGAGTTAAAGGAATACTTTCGCAACGTACAAGCCGCTTTCTGGACTTTCTTATATCCAATGGCAATCGTTTTCTTCTTAATGCTTGCGTTTGGCGGCGGAACGGTTGATGGCGGAATAGGGGGGTTATCTTACGGTTCTTATCTTATATGCGGAATGCTCGCAGTAAACATAATGTCGATGGGTTTTTTCGGCTTTGGCATCCCATTCATGGAGGCGCGAAACCGAGGGGCATTCAAAATGTACCATGTTTTTCCCGTCTGGAAGTTTTCGTACATATCGTCTTTCGTGCTCTCCAGGGTCCTCGTGGTGGTGTTGTTTAGCTTGGTATTTGTTGCTGCTAATAATCTGATCTATGGGCTGGGCTTGGATTTGACTGTTCATAAAATGTTTAAGCTTTCTGTTGTCGTTGGTTTCAGTGCGCTGGCTTTTATATCGATGACTTTTTTACTCGTCTCTTTCATGAGTAAAACGGCAACTGCAACAGCTGTGCTCAACATAGTGTTTTATCCAATGATGATTTTTTCAGACCTGTTCATTCCTGAAGAGTCGATGATGGAGCAGCTGGCATGGATCAACCAGGTCTCACCTTTAAGTTTAACCGCGGTTTCGTTTAGAGAAATAGTAATTAACGACGTGACCTTAGCATCTCAATTCAATCTTTTCATGACGCTTGCTGCTATCGCAATAGTTTGCATGCTCATTTCACTCAAATCTTTTCAATATAGGAGGTAA
- a CDS encoding TOMM precursor leader peptide-binding protein, with protein sequence MDILKLHPSINILDLGGSNIQIRVPDGEHLSFDTRGLSLEPLFSLLKTGATLDQALSMFDVKDRNKVAHLISGLQDRGHITHNSDYFGSSDYLLNVLDYYIQSAVRMGSDEAALKRKTVFVTGTGLIADTARATLRKINLLNDSREAADLVMVASDSSDFDLLLEENRKAIEDSQRVTFVYRVDSRLVIGPIVYPKESACFNCFTERLRSNTYFINEFESLVSQKSEVEITDESQVLSGLLQFYICHHAVFALFELFEGAAPGEVFEFGLTTGTTKKSPVLKLPRCGTCGRGKQGEIKRAVRDLL encoded by the coding sequence ATGGATATTTTAAAACTCCATCCATCAATCAACATTCTGGACCTAGGCGGTAGCAATATACAAATTAGAGTACCAGACGGCGAACATCTTAGTTTTGATACCCGAGGCTTGTCGCTAGAACCATTGTTTTCACTTCTGAAAACAGGTGCAACACTTGACCAGGCGTTATCAATGTTTGATGTCAAGGACCGCAACAAAGTAGCGCATCTTATAAGTGGTCTTCAAGATCGCGGCCACATCACACATAACAGTGATTACTTTGGTTCATCTGACTACTTACTTAATGTGCTGGACTATTACATACAAAGTGCTGTTCGCATGGGAAGTGATGAAGCGGCGCTAAAGCGAAAAACAGTCTTTGTAACCGGCACAGGGCTTATTGCAGATACAGCTCGCGCTACATTAAGAAAAATAAATCTCTTAAATGACTCTCGTGAAGCCGCCGACTTGGTCATGGTTGCAAGTGACAGTAGTGACTTTGATCTGCTGTTAGAAGAGAACAGGAAGGCCATCGAAGATTCACAGCGCGTAACGTTTGTTTACCGTGTTGATTCTAGATTAGTTATCGGTCCTATTGTTTATCCAAAAGAGAGTGCTTGCTTCAACTGCTTTACAGAACGTTTGCGCTCAAATACCTATTTTATCAACGAGTTTGAGTCGTTAGTTTCACAAAAGTCAGAAGTAGAGATCACTGATGAGAGTCAGGTTTTATCTGGATTGCTGCAGTTTTACATATGCCATCACGCCGTATTTGCATTGTTTGAGCTGTTTGAAGGTGCTGCGCCAGGCGAAGTTTTTGAGTTTGGCTTAACAACCGGAACAACGAAAAAATCGCCCGTGTTGAAATTACCACGTTGCGGAACTTGCGGCAGAGGAAAGCAAGGCGAAATTAAACGCGCAGTGAGGGATTTACTATGA
- a CDS encoding MoaD/ThiS family protein: MTILIKIPTGLRRFAENTSSLSVEADTVSDALLVLATSYPNLANKAMSKDGQLKSFVRVFVNTQAIAAKDFEQVKLTKGDEIALMTAIAGG; the protein is encoded by the coding sequence ATGACAATCCTAATCAAAATACCTACTGGACTTAGACGCTTTGCTGAAAATACAAGCAGCTTAAGTGTTGAGGCTGACACGGTAAGCGATGCCTTGCTAGTTTTGGCCACCTCGTATCCAAATCTTGCCAACAAAGCCATGAGTAAAGATGGTCAATTAAAGAGCTTTGTGAGGGTGTTCGTTAATACGCAAGCTATTGCTGCTAAAGACTTCGAACAGGTAAAGCTAACCAAAGGCGATGAAATCGCCTTAATGACCGCTATTGCAGGAGGATAA
- the moeB gene encoding molybdopterin-synthase adenylyltransferase MoeB — translation MMDDTTLTHRELVRYARQTSLPEVGVEGQKKLKGAKVLLVGAGGLGGPISLYLAAAGVGTLTIVDFDHIELTNLHRQIMFSADQIGQSKAQVAAKKLRAQNPDIAVNVVEERLDKSNVLKLVSEHDVIVDCTDNFATRYLINDACVIANKPCVFGSIYRFEGMVTVFNFEGGPCYRCLYPEAPPAEVAPSCAEGGVLGILPGVIGLLQATEVIKILLGTGKILKGKMLTFNALEMSFDSFEFHREEDCNACNNEDLEQWFSAQSEQEQTCSLSKSDEDIELTVKQAALLQANKKVTLVDVRSKQERQYLHIDDDYWLPLSEVNEQLDSLLNIDGAIVFYCQSGLRSKQAAQLLKAHGFKDAYSLSGGVFAWHAAA, via the coding sequence ATGATGGACGATACAACCTTAACACATCGAGAACTTGTTCGTTATGCACGCCAAACTTCACTGCCGGAAGTTGGTGTTGAGGGGCAGAAAAAGCTAAAAGGCGCCAAGGTATTACTCGTAGGAGCCGGCGGGCTAGGCGGTCCTATTTCACTGTATCTTGCTGCAGCCGGTGTTGGAACACTTACCATTGTAGATTTTGACCATATCGAGTTAACCAATCTACATCGTCAAATCATGTTTAGTGCCGATCAGATAGGACAAAGTAAAGCGCAAGTAGCAGCGAAGAAGTTGCGCGCACAAAATCCTGATATTGCTGTGAATGTTGTCGAAGAACGTTTAGATAAAAGCAATGTGCTGAAGTTGGTAAGTGAGCATGATGTGATTGTCGATTGTACCGACAATTTCGCCACGCGTTATTTGATAAACGATGCATGTGTAATTGCAAATAAACCCTGTGTATTTGGTTCCATTTATCGTTTTGAAGGCATGGTTACGGTTTTTAATTTCGAGGGGGGGCCTTGCTACCGGTGTTTATACCCAGAAGCGCCACCTGCAGAAGTCGCGCCTTCCTGTGCTGAAGGTGGCGTACTTGGTATTTTGCCAGGCGTCATCGGGTTACTACAGGCAACTGAGGTTATCAAAATATTGCTTGGTACTGGAAAAATCCTTAAAGGAAAGATGCTTACTTTCAACGCGCTAGAGATGTCCTTTGATAGCTTTGAATTTCATCGAGAAGAAGACTGTAACGCGTGTAATAACGAAGACCTTGAACAATGGTTCAGCGCTCAGTCTGAACAAGAGCAAACCTGCAGTTTAAGCAAAAGTGATGAAGATATTGAGTTAACTGTTAAACAAGCCGCCTTACTGCAAGCCAATAAAAAAGTGACGCTAGTTGACGTTCGTTCAAAGCAAGAGCGTCAATATTTGCATATTGATGACGACTATTGGCTGCCATTAAGCGAAGTGAATGAGCAATTAGATAGCTTGCTGAACATTGACGGTGCCATTGTTTTTTACTGCCAGTCAGGGCTGCGTTCAAAACAAGCTGCACAATTGCTAAAAGCGCATGGGTTCAAAGATGCTTACAGTTTATCGGGCGGTGTATTCGCCTGGCATGCCGCAGCGTAA